The Malassezia restricta chromosome VI, complete sequence genome segment CAGACACGTATTACCCACGATGAAGGGGCGTCGTGGACCGACATTccggcgccgacgcaggATCTAGATGGCAAAAAGACGTCCTGCGACCGTCCTGGATGCTCGCTACACCTGCATGCCGTCCTTGCTATCCGTAATTTGGGGCACGTATTTGCCTCGACAGCGCCCGGGATTATGATGGGGGTCGGATCGATGGGTGACCGACTTCGTCCGTACGGTGAGTGCGATACGTTTATTAGCACGGATGCCGGCCTTTCGTGGCGCATGGTGGCGCGCGGACCGCACAAGCATGTGTTTGCGGATCAGGGCGGCCTGCTTGTCATGGCCGCGGATGCACCGAGCATCGATGTCGTGCAGTACTCGTTTGACTACGGCACCACATGGACCACACTGGCGCTGCCCGAGGCTATCGAGCCTGTTGTGCTCACGTCTGTGCCGGATGGGACGGCCCTCAAAATCCTCCTTCTGggcggccgccgtgccAAGACGGCCCACGAGCGCTACGCGAGCATGTTTATCGACTTTGCGGTTCTGTCCAAGCGCAAGTGCGCCCAGGCGGACTTTGAGCGCTTTTACCCTGCGACGCCTCATGGATCGTGCGTGTTTGGACGCCGGCAGTGGTATCTGCGCCGCAAGGCCCAGGCTGACTGCTTCGTGCGCGACAAGTTCCACGAGCCCCAAGGCCACGACGAAGCGTGTGCCTGCACGCCGGCCGATTACGAGTGTGACATGGGCTTTGTGCGCAGTGCGAACGGGACGTGCCAGCCGACGATGCCTGTGCCCGCTCCGCCCGGCGCGTGCACGGGCAACGCCCTCACCTTCCGCGGCCCGTCCGGCTACCGCAAGGTGCCGGGCAACACGTGTGTGCCTCCGTCCGTGccgctggatgcgccggttcgacggccgtgcagtGAGATGGCTCCAGCGACGGGCTCCGtgcggcacgctgcgttCACGTTCCCCGCGTCCATCGCGCAGGTGCTGCATTTTGCGTCGTCGCCCCGCATTCTCGTGCGCCTGACCAACGGCCAAGTGTTTCAGTCCGCGGACGACGGCAGTACGTGGCATACGCTGCCGCTCCGCGTCCATCATCATCCACCGAGTACGGCGCTGCGTATCGTGCAGCACCCGTACGATGCACAGCGTGCGTTTGTGATCACGCAGGGCACACATGTGCACTATACCATGGACGGTGGGCGGTCGTGGAAGTGGTTTtctgtgccgctgctggcgaATGGGGCGGGTGTCGAGCCCATGCAGTTCCATCCACGGCATCCGTCGTGGGTGCTGTGGATCGGAAGTCCCGACTGCTTCAAGTATGCCTGCACGACAGAGCTGTGGTATGCCACCGTCGAGGGCTACGCCAAGTGGTCGCGtgtcgcgacgcacgtcCGCAAGTGCGCGTTtgtcgagacgcgcgactTTCCCGCGGAGGACGAGCGAGCGATTGTGTGTGAGAAGCCGCAGAAGCAGGGCTTTGACATTGTCGTGGGCGACGCATTTTTcacgcggcggcagcgcacggtGATGCGTGGTGTGCTGGGCTTCTCCGTGTTCTCGCAGTACATGATCGTGGCGCAGCCCGTTGGCATGTCGCTGCACATGTACGTATCGATGGATGCGCGCACGTTCGCACCTATCAGTCTGCCGCACTCGTTGCGGCTGGATCACTCGGCGTACACGGTCCTGGACTCGGTGACGCGCGCTGTGTTCCTGCATGTCACGACGCAGGCAGCGCAGTGGGGCGACATTATCAAAAGCAACTCAAACGGCACCTACTTTGCCTCTTCGCTGGGGAGGGTGAACCGCGACGCGCATGGCTTTGTCGACTTTGAAAAGATGCAAGGCCTCGatggcatcgcgctcgccaATCTCGTGTCGAATACGCACGAGGCGAGCCTCAGCGGCcgcaaggcgctgcgtACGGTCATTACGCACAACGATGGTAGCCTGTGGAAGTCCATtcccgcgccgcccgtcgACTCGTCCGGCCGCGCATACGAGTGCCAACACGTCGGCTGCAACTTGCATTTGCACAatctgctcgagcgcccTGATCATCTGCTCAAGCCCACGAGCCCCTCGGCGACGGGCATGATGCTCGCGACAGGCAATGTCGGTCTAGCTCTGAAGCCGTACAGCGAGTGCGATACCTTTTTCACGCGTGATGGCGGCTTTACGTGGCAGGAAATGCACCGCGGCACGCACAAGTGGGAGTTTGGCGACCACGGCGCGATCATCCTGCTGGCAGACGACACACGCCTCACCGACACGGTGCGCTATACCCTCGACCAGGGCCTGTCGTGGAACACGTACCGATTCGCTCCCGCGATGCGCATTCAGACGATCGACACCGTGCCCGAGGACACCAAGCGGCAGTTTGTGATGCTCGGCGAGACGGCTGACGCCCGTGCGACGGCCGTGTTCCTCGACTTCTCCCACGTGCTGACACGCCCATGTGTGTGGGATGCGCACCACGACGACCGCAGTGATTTTGAGCGCTGGAGCCCGAGTCAGCAACGTGCCGAGGCATGCCTGTTTGGCCAGCAGACGTGGCTCTGGCGCCGGAAACGCGATCGCATCTGCTACGTCGGCGAGCACATGCCACAGCGCAGTGTGGAAAAGACGCCCTGTGCGTGCTCGCTTGCGGCCGACTTTGAGTGCGAGTTCAACCACTATCGCGATGTGTCTGACGGTACCTGTATGCCGTATCCCGGCGCACAGCTCTTGCCCGACGACCCGGACACGCAatgcgcgcgcgatgcgccggACTACGATGGGTTCTGGTATGAGCGCACCAACATGCGCAAAATTCCCCTCTCGCAGTGCCGTGGGGGCGAGCGCCCCGATCGCGGCCGCAGgcatcgctgccgctcgtcgtggcgcATCTCTTCGGTGATCTGGTGGCTGTTTGCGTGGCTGTGCCTAGGCGGCATGGGCTACGTGGCCTGCATGTGgatggcggcgcggcgcgtgcatgccaCCAGCCCCATCTCGCTCGGCGATGCGGAACCGTTCCTCCGCGATACCTACGCACATCTCCAAAACGTCGCTCAACATGGGCGGCATCTCGTGCACATCGCGTGGGCGAACGTGATGGCGATCCTGCACGACCTGCCCATCACGCGCGACATCCTACGCCGCTACGAGCGCCCCTTCTCCCAATACCACATGCTATCAACGGACGAGGACGCCGAAATCCTGCGcgatgatgacgacatggcatcgtaGTACATAGGCGCCGAGGTGCAAAATTGTCGCAGGAGCACGTGGCGCTGGTCTGACAGGGACCGCCAGGCGCCGAATTTTGTGCACCCAGGGACTGTGTCATATTACGTGGCGCAGTGCATGCGGTGGCTGGATCCTTCGAGGCATGCgcggcgacggcgtcgcATGTACACGTCGGCCATCGTCTGGCTGTACATAATGCTCGAGTGCGCGTGGGCCGTGGAATATGAGCCTCTGCCCACCACCGCCGCTCGGCCCTCTCTGTCGAGGGACACGTCCAATGAGCTTATTTGGGTCTGCCCGCCTCATTCAGACACCTGCATGGGTGTCACGAGCCCATTCGCGCGGTACATTCGCCGAAGCATATGGTTTGAGCGCAAAgccatcatcatcaccgCCATCTTTTTGTCCATATTCATCATCCTCTTCATTGGGACGGCCGTGTTCTTGCGCGATTTGCGTCACAatggcatggacgaggaggaaACGCTGTCTGAAAAGTCAGAATCAGAGGAACCTCTTCCATGGCCGCCCTCTGCTCAGCGTGCACGGCTCTTTATGCATCTCCGACAccgctcgcgcgcatcgcgaCACACGCCGCCTCGTGACCATTCGGACGCTGACGATGAAGACTCAGACACCGCCTCTGAGTTATCTCTTTCTGATCTCCCTTGCGCGCAACCTCCCTTGCTGAACGCTGTCCATATCGCCGCTCCGGTCAGGCCCAGGTCCCCCCGATACCCATCGCACTCAGAGGCCCCTGACGCCTCAGATATCCAAGTTGTGAATACCCTGCCTATGGAACCTGCCGCCACGCTGCCACCGAGCTACGGCACAGCATCTTCTCGAACTACGTACGACAAACCGGAGCCCATATGCAATCCGTTCGAGGATCCCGATACCACTACCCTCTCGGCTCATGTCGCCACGGACGAAAAGGCCACATTGCAAGCACTTCATTTGGCTCCCAGTGCACCCGAGGTGGTCGACGATATCCCCGTGCCAAGTGCACCGGATGCCATCGATGATATCCCCGTGCCAAGCGCACCCGATATGCCACCCTCTTCCAGCAACGCGCAGCAGAAAGGCAAGGAACGCAGCAGTGCCATCGTGCCCGCACCACCCGCACCGTTTGTGTCGTCGTACGACGAGTACGCATCGATGAGCAAGTCCAAGGCACAAGAAGCGGAAGAGGAACGCGCCTGGCTCACGTCAATCCTTCCATCCATGCCAGGCCAGCCGCCAGACTCGCTCGATCTGCCCACCTACCAGCAACGTGCGAACGAGTtgtccgaggcgccgatCCCCTCTGCTCCCGTCATGGACGAGTAACTCTGTATCATAGTTGTATAGTTTGTATGATCATGTAAGCACCGCCAAATGATATACCACGACGCGGCCAAATCCATCCGTGCTGCCCTCCAAACGGAGCGTCACCTTGCTGGCCACCtgcgcgccacgagcttcGATGGGAAACGACTGTGGCATATTGCCATCTTTCGGGTAGACATCGGCTAAGAGCACGTCTTGGCCGtccacgacggccgtcaCGACCACGCGGATCGGCGAAAAACCTCCGCCAAACGTGCACAGCAAAGTGCGCAGCTGATGCATCGGCACGCCTGCGTCAAAAGTACAATGCATTTCAGCATACTCGCTCGTACTTGGCGAATTTAGATCCAGCGTCCAGCACGTCTCATCGCTCTCTTCCAGTGCTCGACGCGCTTCCTTGGTCGAGCTTCGCACCGCTTTGATTTTGCCCTGCTGTAAAATGTTGGTCATCTGGAGCCGCAGTGGAGGATCAAGCCTGCCTTTTTTTTATGGAGCCAGGGGCCTTGCCACCTCATCATCTGCTCGGAGCGTTCGAGCATGTGAATGTGTGTGCGCCCATGGTGCGGTACTCCAAGCTGCCGTTTCGTGCGCTCGTAGCACAGTATAACACCCACATCACTACAACTCCGATGATCCTCGCGGCTGAATTTAGTCGGCATCcccaggcgcgcgacgccgaaTTCAGTACAAACCAGGCGGAGCGCGGCACATTTCGCCTGCCGTCGCAACACACAAATCGCGATGTCGTGTTCCGCGGCTCACTTGTGTGCCAACTGGCTGCGAGTGAGGCAGGTCCTTTagccgacgccgccgagctcgtGAGTCCGTTCGTCGACGGCATTGACCTGAACTGCGGATGCCCACAGCCATGGGCGTATGCGGAGCACATCGGATCTTATCTACTCCGTCAGCCAGAAACAGTACGCGATATGGTTCGTACCGTCAAGGACCGACTGGGTCACGCTTATTGCGTAAGCGTCAAGATCCGCATCGACGCAGACTTGCGGCGTACCGACACTCTCGTCCGGAATGCTTTGCATGCCGGTGCCTCCCTCATTACAATCCACGGGCGTACCATGCACGAATCGTCTGCATCAGATCCAGTCCATCTTGACGCGGTCAAGTTTGCGGTCGACTGTGCGAATGCATGCGGCCTCCAAACAGCGCGTGGCACATCGCCAAACGATGCATGGGTATGGGCAGAAGATGGCGGATCAGGCGGGCGTGCTCCCTGCATTGTCAACGGAGATATCTGGACGAATGACGATGCAGTCGAATGGCGCCGATACACTGGTGCGCGCGGTGCGATGAGCGCACgcggcctgctcgtcaaCCCGGCCCTATTCGCAGGCGAACCACGCACTCCGCCCGAGGCCATTACTCGCTTCGTGGATCATGCCATGTCTTGGGGTCTGCCCACGTCCTTCCTACAGTACGTTGGCTCTACTAACCACAGCCGTCATCTGGCCTATATGCTCGAGGACCGCATGCCAAGCCGTGCCGAATCCATCTATTTCAACAGTCTAGCGAGTCCAGCCAGTATTCTGGACTGGCTGTCTGATGCGGGGTATGTATGATCATCCTACAGCGGTACAAATGCACTGCCGCCCTGGGACAACTCAGATTCTGGGCGATACATGGGTTTGGGCGTCGTCTCCACCGTTTCGGCCTCACCCTCTTGTGTCTGTGTCGTTTGCGTTTCAGATGCAGAGGGCTCGATCACGTCTTTGGGATTATCCCTGCAAGTCAGTATACCCCATCACGTACCAATTAATGTTAAAGCGCGTGACGCGTGGCTTGCTTGCTAGTACCTCGCGACAAACCTTGTCGAGCTGCACATCCTCGGGTGGGTTTTCTCTCAGTTCCTCCGACTCGTAGTCATTGTTGACGTAGTATCCTACACGAATGAACTCGGCATCCTTGTACGAGGCCGTAAGTAAAATGACAGTTACGCCGAGTAAATCAGAGGCAGGTATCTTTTCCGGAGACGGTGCTTCAGCCTCGAACTCGAAGGAATTCACACCTACAGGCACAGGCCCCACCATGCAGCTGTCCAGCTCCTGATCGTACTTCTCCGACTCCGCCGAGCCCACGTATATCAGCTTCCACTCAATGTCATCCTCCAGAGGCGAGATACACTCAAACGTGACCTTGAATATGTATGGGTCTGCGTAAGAAGGCACGACGTACCTGAAAACCGCGCATGGCTATTTATGATTTCCACGTTTTGCAAATGTACGATCGACATGGTAGCACCGcgcgtggacgacgcgcgacgctgACACGGCCTTAGCGCGTAGAGTGTTAAGCACGTGATCTACGAGAAGAGCGAACGCTCGGCCTCCCATCACAGCTGGTGCAACAGAgagctcgcgctgctgccgcttTGCGCTACGAGTAGTTGATTCTTGCGCTTctgtgcgtgccatggcctgGCTGCCACAAGGTGACCAAGGAGTCAGCCGTATTGGTCTCGTCCTTGTTGCGTGTCGAGAATAGCGCAGCCTTCTGAGACCATGCACGCTTTCCACCTTCATCGAGCTGTGCCAGTCTCGATGAGTTCGCCGCGAATGACAGGCATGCTGAGGCAGGGCTGCTAGGATCCACGTTGAGGAGCGGGAGGGCCCTGGCTTCTTAtagatcacgtgatatcCCATTGATGCCATGGGGCGTACGTGGCCGGATCAGGCCATTTCTCCCACTAGGCAGGGTAGTGCCATTGCCACGTATGTACAGCTGGCGTGCTGGGGGCCAGACGCTCATGATGAAAATTTCGCATCTTGACTTATTCATGGAGGTTTAAGCCGCTTGCGGCTTCCCATTCAAGTCCCTGAAGCGCTGGCCCCACAGCCCGCACACGGTGCTAGAGCTAACACCACGCAGGACATGTCGAGCGCTACAGAACTTCGTAACAAGCAGGGTATTGCCGACTATACCAAGTACTGGAATCCTGACTCGACCAAAGACACGGACAAAGATCAGAGTGCCCGTCTAGACCAGTACACCGATGTGGTGAACGCATACTACGATGGTGCTACTGACCTGTACGAGTATGGCTGGGGCTTAAACTTTCATTTTGCGCGGTACTACCCAGGAGAGGCCTTTTACCAGGCCTTGGCTCGTCATGAGCACTTTTTAGCGCACCGGATGAATCTGCGTCCAGGCATGCGCGTGCTCGACGTCGGCTGTGGTGTCGGTGGCCCGGCGCGTGAAATCGCTCGCTTTGCCGGTGTGACCATTGTCGGTGTCAACAACAATGCCTACCAGGTGGATCGTGCCAACAAGTACACGGCCAAGGCGGAGCTGCAGGACCAGGCCTCTTTTGTCAAGGGTGACTTTATGAAGCTGAAGGAGCAGTTTGGCGAAAACAGCTTTGACGCCGTGTACGCCATTGAAGCGACATGTCACGCCCCGACGTGGGAGGGTGTGTATGGCGAGATTCTAAGCGTGCTTAAGCCAGGTGGTGTATTTGGTCTTTACGAGTGGTGTATGACCGATGAGTATGATGCCGCGAACCCGGAGCACCGCAAGATTGCACACGGCATTGAGCTGGGCGACGGAATTCCAGAGATGCGTACGATCAAGCAAGCCCGTGAAGCGCTCCGTACCGTGGGCTTTCAAATCGATGAGGAGATGGACCTCGCCGACCAGGGCGACAAAATCCCATGGTACTACCCGCTGGAGGGTGATATCCGCAAAGTACAGACAGCCTGGGACGTATTTacgtgctggcgcatgACGTGGTTCGGCAAGTTTGTGACGCAGTCggccgtgcgtgcgctcgagtTTGTGGGTCTGGCACCCAAGGGCACATATGAGGTGGGAGAATCTCTCAAGgtcgccgccgacgccctCGTCGCAGGTGGTCGCATGAAGCTGTTCACGCCCATGATGTTCTTTGTGGCACACAAGCCATCAGCATAGGTATACGTAGCTCTACATCGCTAGCGGTGTCGAACGGCGGGTATGGGGGCCGCGATCATGGAGGACAGCGGCATGGCG includes the following:
- a CDS encoding tRNA-dihydrouridine synthase 4, which translates into the protein MEPGALPPHHLLGAFEHVNVCAPMVRYSKLPFRALVAQYNTHITTTPMILAAEFSRHPQARDAEFSTNQAERGTFRLPSQHTNRDVVFRGSLVCQLAASEAGPLADAAELVSPFVDGIDLNCGCPQPWAYAEHIGSYLLRQPETVRDMVRTVKDRLGHAYCVSVKIRIDADLRRTDTLVRNALHAGASLITIHGRTMHESSASDPVHLDAVKFAVDCANACGLQTARGTSPNDAWVWAEDGGSGGRAPCIVNGDIWTNDDAVEWRRYTGARGAMSARGLLVNPALFAGEPRTPPEAITRFVDHAMSWGLPTSFLHRHLAYMLEDRMPSRAESIYFNSLASPASILDWLSDAGYV
- a CDS encoding sterol 24-C-methyltransferase; the encoded protein is MSSATELRNKQGIADYTKYWNPDSTKDTDKDQSARLDQYTDVVNAYYDGATDLYEYGWGLNFHFARYYPGEAFYQALARHEHFLAHRMNLRPGMRVLDVGCGVGGPAREIARFAGVTIVGVNNNAYQVDRANKYTAKAELQDQASFVKGDFMKLKEQFGENSFDAVYAIEATCHAPTWEGVYGEILSVLKPGGVFGLYEWCMTDEYDAANPEHRKIAHGIELGDGIPEMRTIKQAREALRTVGFQIDEEMDLADQGDKIPWYYPLEGDIRKVQTAWDVFTCWRMTWFGKFVTQSAVRALEFVGLAPKGTYEVGESLKVAADALVAGGRMKLFTPMMFFVAHKPSA
- a CDS encoding sortilin → MHGVWRWLCACVLAWTLVTHAAIPEVKVTHFPNMAAQIQYFEDSSVVIWHDAVDGIVYRSADEGKSWAPIKGPVQGEAHLFVLHPYDKTQAYILTRSNQHWRTSNRGETWQSFSTPHPPTTLKAMPLDFHPTHHDWILFTGQACTVNLFRKVCHDVAYYTTDGFISDAHPLLDRVEQCHWAKMTPQVAVPEALTQRVLCLAWDVSMSRKRRDTTQLKMFVSDDLFQTRQAVVLEDLPNPRGFVNMGRSDQFLIAAVQSDDDELRLYVSLDAETWTRARFPHVVLSHENAYTILEGPKYHLAVDVYDHASRLDGLFISDSTGTNFSLSIADTVRGADGIIDYEHMTHMEGVAIVNVHATGSPARVQTRITHDEGASWTDIPAPTQDLDGKKTSCDRPGCSLHLHAVLAIRNLGHVFASTAPGIMMGVGSMGDRLRPYGECDTFISTDAGLSWRMVARGPHKHVFADQGGLLVMAADAPSIDVVQYSFDYGTTWTTLALPEAIEPVVLTSVPDGTALKILLLGGRRAKTAHERYASMFIDFAVLSKRKCAQADFERFYPATPHGSCVFGRRQWYLRRKAQADCFVRDKFHEPQGHDEACACTPADYECDMGFVRSANGTCQPTMPVPAPPGACTGNALTFRGPSGYRKVPGNTCVPPSVPLDAPVRRPCSEMAPATGSVRHAAFTFPASIAQVLHFASSPRILVRLTNGQVFQSADDGSTWHTLPLRVHHHPPSTALRIVQHPYDAQRAFVITQGTHVHYTMDGGRSWKWFSVPLLANGAGVEPMQFHPRHPSWVLWIGSPDCFKYACTTELWYATVEGYAKWSRVATHVRKCAFVETRDFPAEDERAIVCEKPQKQGFDIVVGDAFFTRRQRTVMRGVLGFSVFSQYMIVAQPVGMSLHMYVSMDARTFAPISLPHSLRLDHSAYTVLDSVTRAVFLHVTTQAAQWGDIIKSNSNGTYFASSLGRVNRDAHGFVDFEKMQGLDGIALANLVSNTHEASLSGRKALRTVITHNDGSLWKSIPAPPVDSSGRAYECQHVGCNLHLHNLLERPDHLLKPTSPSATGMMLATGNVGLALKPYSECDTFFTRDGGFTWQEMHRGTHKWEFGDHGAIILLADDTRLTDTVRYTLDQGLSWNTYRFAPAMRIQTIDTVPEDTKRQFVMLGETADARATAVFLDFSHVLTRPCVWDAHHDDRSDFERWSPSQQRAEACLFGQQTWLWRRKRDRICYVGEHMPQRSVEKTPCACSLAADFECEFNHYRDVSDGTCMPYPGAQLLPDDPDTQCARDAPDYDGFWYERTNMRKIPLSQCRGGERPDRGRRHRCRSSWRISSVIWWLFAWLCLGGMGYVACMWMAARRVHATSPISLGDAEPFLRDTYAHLQNVAQHGRHLVHIAWANVMAILHDLPITRDILRRYERPFSQYHMLSTDEDAEILRDDDDMAS
- a CDS encoding histone chaperone ASF1 is translated as MSIVHLQNVEIINSHARFSDPYIFKVTFECISPLEDDIEWKLIYVGSAESEKYDQELDSCMVGPVPVGVNSFEFEAEAPSPEKIPASDLLGVTVILLTASYKDAEFIRVGYYVNNDYESEELRENPPEDVQLDKVCREVLASKPRVTRFNINWDNPKDVIEPSASETQTTQTQEGEAETVETTPKPMYRPESELSQGGSAFVPL